The Mycobacterium paragordonae genome includes a region encoding these proteins:
- a CDS encoding phage holin family protein, which produces MSKPDRKNGVPSTLTTIPLTDPHARAGEPSVGDLIKDVTAQMSTLVRAEVELARAEITRDVKKGLTGSVFFISALVVLFYSTFFFFFFLAELLDNWLWRWAAFLIVFAIMVVVTVALALFGFLKVRRIRGPQKTIESVKEARTAFAPGHDKTPAGPKQLTEHHGKHEKPENNAPADPSGW; this is translated from the coding sequence GTGAGCAAACCCGATCGCAAGAACGGCGTGCCGAGCACGCTGACCACGATCCCGTTGACCGACCCGCACGCCAGAGCCGGGGAGCCGTCGGTCGGCGACCTGATCAAAGACGTCACGGCCCAGATGTCGACCCTCGTGCGCGCCGAGGTCGAGTTGGCCCGCGCGGAAATCACCCGCGACGTCAAGAAGGGCCTGACGGGCAGTGTCTTCTTCATCTCCGCGCTGGTGGTGCTGTTCTACTCGACGTTCTTCTTCTTCTTTTTCCTCGCCGAGCTGCTGGACAACTGGCTGTGGCGCTGGGCCGCATTCCTCATCGTCTTCGCCATCATGGTCGTCGTCACCGTCGCGCTGGCGCTGTTCGGCTTCCTCAAGGTCCGCCGGATCCGCGGACCGCAGAAGACCATCGAATCCGTCAAGGAGGCGCGCACCGCGTTCGCCCCAGGCCACGACAAGACGCCGGCCGGCCCTAAACAACTGACCGAACACCACGGCAAACACGAGAAGCCGGAGAACAACGCTCCCGCCGATCCCTCGGGCTGGTAA